From Salvelinus sp. IW2-2015 linkage group LG33, ASM291031v2, whole genome shotgun sequence, one genomic window encodes:
- the seta gene encoding SET nuclear proto-oncogene a, whose product MSASAAKVSKKELNSNYDGADETSEKEQQEAIEHIDEVQNEIDRLNEQASEEILKVEQKYNKLRQPFFQKRSELIAKIPNFWVTTFVNHPQVSALLGEEDEEALHYLTRVEVTEFEDIKSGYRIDFYFDENPYFENKVLSKEFHLNESGDPSSKSTEIKWKSGKDLTKRSSQTQNKAGKKRQHEEPESFFTWFTDHSDAGADELGEVIKDDIWPNPLQYYLVPDMDDEEAEGEDDDDEEGLEDIDEEGDEDDGEEDEDDGDEGEDEEGEDD is encoded by the exons ATGTCGGCATCGGCGGCAAAAGTGAGTAAAAAGGAGCTGAACTCAAACTATGACGGCGCGGACGAGACCTCCG AAAAAGAGCAACAGGAAGCTATTGAACACATTGATGAAGTTCAAAATGAAATTGACAG ACTGAATGAGCAGGCGAGTGAGGAGATATTGAAGGTAGAACAGAAATACAACAAACTCCGTCAGCCATTCTTTCAGAAGAGGTCAGAACTGATCGCCAAAATCCCCAACTTCTGGGTCACAACGTTCGTCAACCATCCGCAAG TTTCTGCCCTTCTtggtgaggaagatgaggaggcaCTTCACTATCTGACCAGGGTGGAGGTTACAGAATTTGAAGATATCAAGTCAGGCTACAGAATAGATTTT TATTTTGATGAAAACCCATACTTTGAAAACAAAGTCCTTTCCAAAGAGTTCCATCTGAATGAGAGTGGAGACCCATCATCAAAGTCAACAGAAATCAAATGGAAATCAGGAAAG GACCTGACAAAGCGCTCCAGCCAGACGCAGAATAAAGCCGGCAAGAAGAGGCAGCATGAAGAGCCAGAGAGCTTCTTCACCTGGTTCACTGATCACTCAGATGCTGGGGCAGATGAGCTGGGAGAGGTCATCAAGGATGACATCTGGCCAAACCCCCTGCAGTACTACCTG GTTCCTGACATGGATGATGAGGAGGCAGAAGGTGAAGATGATGATGACGAGGAAGGTCTTGAGGACATTGATGAGGAGGGTGATGAAGATgatggagaggaagatgaggatgacGGAGACGAGGGGGAG gatgAAGAAGGAGAAGATGACTAA